The Marinilongibacter aquaticus genome has a window encoding:
- a CDS encoding Gfo/Idh/MocA family protein, whose translation MSKKSNRRDFLKTGTLAASSFFIVPRHVLGKGFRAPSDKLNLAAIGAGGKGWGDIRNAWNNGAENVVALADVDPGQCQNALKQWPKAKHYFDWREMLDKQKDIDAVTISTPDHHHGIAAISAMQMGKGVYVQKPLTHNIYETRMLTEGARKYKVVSQMGNQGASNPGQHKMKDWFKQDLIGPVSQVYVWTNRPVWPQGIPVPTDKPALPATMSKENWDVFIGPADYVDYHPLYHPFKWRGWWNFGTGALGDMGCHLIDPPFRVLELGYPTEVECSVGQIFLEDWNPEYIPEGCPPSSHVQVKFPKTAANDSEMTMVWSDGGIRPFHPPQIPADEPIGDDQSANGVIMIGTKGVMTCGTYGLNPKVYLNSGEKIEMEEGYNYGNPNIGMPEYGHQTSWVQAIKAGFNSPEHKKLTSSFDYSGPLTETVLMGNLAIRSYQEAQLIEGKKVFEGRKKLLWDGDNMKITNYDAANKFVKRQYRDGWKLI comes from the coding sequence ATGTCAAAAAAATCAAATCGCAGAGACTTTTTGAAAACAGGGACTTTGGCCGCGAGTTCCTTTTTTATTGTGCCTCGCCATGTGTTGGGCAAAGGTTTTCGGGCTCCAAGCGATAAATTGAATCTTGCTGCTATTGGTGCCGGTGGTAAAGGTTGGGGAGATATCCGCAATGCTTGGAACAACGGTGCGGAAAATGTGGTGGCCTTGGCGGATGTTGATCCAGGACAATGCCAAAATGCCTTGAAACAATGGCCAAAAGCGAAGCACTATTTCGATTGGAGAGAAATGTTGGATAAGCAAAAGGATATCGATGCTGTAACCATCTCTACTCCAGATCATCACCACGGTATTGCTGCCATTTCGGCCATGCAAATGGGCAAAGGGGTTTATGTGCAAAAGCCACTGACCCACAACATTTACGAAACACGTATGCTTACCGAAGGGGCAAGAAAATATAAAGTGGTTTCGCAAATGGGGAACCAAGGTGCTTCAAACCCGGGTCAGCATAAAATGAAAGATTGGTTCAAACAAGACCTTATCGGACCTGTAAGTCAGGTGTATGTATGGACCAACCGCCCTGTTTGGCCGCAGGGCATTCCGGTGCCTACAGATAAGCCGGCTTTGCCCGCCACCATGAGCAAAGAAAACTGGGATGTGTTTATCGGGCCTGCAGATTATGTAGATTATCACCCACTTTACCACCCATTCAAATGGAGAGGTTGGTGGAATTTCGGTACAGGTGCTTTGGGCGATATGGGGTGCCACTTGATCGACCCGCCTTTCCGTGTATTGGAATTGGGCTATCCTACCGAAGTAGAATGTAGCGTGGGACAGATCTTCTTGGAAGATTGGAATCCAGAATATATTCCTGAAGGTTGCCCGCCTTCTTCGCATGTGCAGGTGAAATTCCCCAAAACTGCGGCGAACGATTCGGAAATGACCATGGTATGGTCTGATGGCGGTATTCGTCCGTTCCATCCACCGCAAATTCCGGCAGATGAGCCAATCGGTGATGATCAAAGTGCAAACGGTGTGATCATGATCGGCACGAAAGGTGTAATGACTTGTGGAACTTACGGATTGAACCCTAAAGTGTACTTGAATTCTGGCGAGAAAATCGAAATGGAAGAAGGCTACAATTACGGCAATCCAAATATCGGCATGCCTGAATATGGACACCAAACAAGCTGGGTTCAGGCTATAAAGGCTGGTTTCAATAGCCCCGAGCACAAAAAGCTTACTTCTTCTTTCGATTATTCCGGGCCTTTGACCGAAACTGTATTGATGGGTAACTTGGCGATTCGTTCGTACCAAGAAGCTCAACTAATCGAAGGTAAAAAGGTATTCGAAGGTCGCAAGAAATTGCTTTGGGATGGTGACAACATGAAAATCACCAACTACGATGCCGCAAACAAGTTTGTGAAGAGACAATATCGCGACGGCTGGAAATTGATCTAA
- a CDS encoding DUF1801 domain-containing protein, producing MAQAENKTKETEASVAAFLEKIEDPKRKTDSLHLFEMMNTLFSEEAKMWGPSIVGYGSYHYKYESGREGDMPKIGFSPRKNALTLYIMPGFARYEEILQKLGKFKTGKSCLYIKKLEDIDEDALCELMKESHAYMSHKYG from the coding sequence ATGGCACAAGCTGAAAATAAAACCAAAGAAACGGAGGCCTCGGTCGCAGCTTTCTTGGAAAAAATCGAAGACCCGAAAAGAAAAACCGACAGCCTGCATCTTTTCGAAATGATGAACACGCTGTTTTCTGAAGAAGCCAAAATGTGGGGCCCGAGCATTGTGGGCTATGGCTCTTATCATTACAAATACGAAAGTGGACGCGAGGGAGATATGCCAAAAATCGGGTTTTCTCCGCGTAAAAATGCACTCACACTTTACATAATGCCGGGATTTGCCCGCTATGAAGAGATTTTACAGAAATTGGGCAAATTCAAAACAGGGAAATCTTGCCTGTATATCAAAAAGTTGGAAGACATCGATGAAGATGCTCTGTGTGAACTGATGAAGGAAAGCCATGCATACATGAGCCACAAATACGGCTGA
- a CDS encoding endonuclease/exonuclease/phosphatase family protein, whose amino-acid sequence MKKLAFLFLCVFPFMLYAQNKTDKRPADNTFDLVTWNLDWFGTAGVGPENDEEQVLQVMQTLEELHADVYVLEEVANSAYFENMLGFMEDYEGLCSPAVSGGRDGGNAQKVCFVFNRHTVKPKGLKPLLAGTPKIEDYPESFDRFWASGRYPALFSCEVEIAGQKQELKIVGIHARANRNTQSRAVYDMRKMDVQVLKDSLDKYYGNDPVILAGDFNDDVDESVVEGETRSTYWPFLNDPRHWELVTKPLSEEGRHSFIGYKNIIDHIAISDELFSHLVPGTVAVYALKNGEERFKKEVSDHLPVLCSFSFSPDVIGKKEVLEFPNRFHSDFKLSLPKALLANLKIKNEKQQILLDITGNEEELHRHLNETIALLEEGQYIIQIFIGNTAFSYKIVKMSQ is encoded by the coding sequence ATGAAAAAACTTGCTTTCCTCTTCCTGTGCGTTTTCCCGTTTATGCTTTATGCTCAGAATAAAACGGATAAAAGGCCCGCCGACAATACTTTCGATTTAGTGACATGGAACCTCGATTGGTTTGGCACAGCGGGTGTTGGACCCGAAAATGATGAAGAACAAGTGCTGCAAGTAATGCAGACATTGGAAGAACTTCATGCCGACGTATACGTGCTGGAGGAAGTGGCCAATTCGGCTTACTTCGAAAATATGCTCGGCTTTATGGAAGACTACGAGGGCCTTTGTTCTCCGGCGGTTTCGGGTGGGCGAGACGGAGGAAATGCCCAAAAGGTGTGCTTTGTGTTCAACAGGCATACGGTAAAACCTAAGGGGCTGAAGCCACTATTGGCCGGTACGCCCAAAATTGAAGATTATCCCGAATCTTTCGACCGTTTTTGGGCGAGTGGGCGTTATCCGGCTCTGTTTTCGTGCGAAGTGGAAATTGCGGGCCAAAAACAAGAATTGAAAATTGTCGGAATTCATGCCCGTGCCAATCGGAATACGCAGTCGCGTGCGGTATACGATATGCGTAAAATGGATGTACAAGTGTTGAAAGACAGCTTGGATAAATATTATGGCAACGATCCCGTCATTCTTGCGGGCGATTTCAACGACGATGTGGATGAAAGTGTGGTGGAAGGAGAAACGCGATCGACGTATTGGCCTTTCCTGAATGATCCACGGCATTGGGAACTTGTAACCAAACCATTGAGTGAAGAAGGGCGACACTCTTTCATTGGGTATAAAAACATAATCGATCATATTGCCATTTCCGATGAATTGTTCAGTCATTTGGTGCCCGGCACGGTGGCCGTATATGCCTTAAAGAATGGGGAAGAGCGATTCAAAAAGGAGGTTTCAGATCATTTGCCCGTGCTGTGCAGTTTCAGCTTTTCGCCGGATGTGATCGGTAAAAAGGAAGTGTTGGAATTTCCCAATCGCTTTCACTCTGATTTTAAGTTGAGCTTGCCCAAAGCCCTACTGGCCAACCTGAAAATTAAGAATGAAAAACAGCAAATATTGCTCGATATTACGGGCAATGAAGAGGAGCTTCACAGGCATTTGAACGAGACAATAGCCCTGTTGGAAGAGGGGCAGTACATAATTCAAATTTTTATTGGAAATACTGCATTTTCTTACAAAATTGTCAAGATGAGTCAATAA
- a CDS encoding DNA-3-methyladenine glycosylase I, giving the protein MSYCNFCKSLPEDNVHRIYHDQFYGHPIEDDQALFERLVLEINQAGLSWDTILKKQEGFKEAYDAFDIEVVAGYGESDFERLLQDARIIRNRLKINAAIYNAQRILELQKEFGSFKNWICEHYPLEKQEWVKLFKKNFKFVGGEIVNEFLQSSGYLPTPHDADCPVHEEIENLKNRFDYGTS; this is encoded by the coding sequence ATGTCCTACTGTAATTTCTGCAAAAGCCTTCCCGAAGACAATGTGCACCGCATTTATCATGACCAATTCTATGGCCACCCGATAGAGGATGATCAGGCTTTGTTCGAGAGGCTTGTACTCGAAATAAACCAGGCCGGACTTTCGTGGGATACCATTCTGAAAAAGCAAGAAGGCTTTAAAGAAGCGTACGACGCTTTTGATATTGAAGTGGTGGCAGGATACGGTGAAAGCGATTTCGAACGTCTTTTGCAAGATGCCCGCATTATTCGAAACAGGTTGAAGATCAATGCCGCCATCTACAATGCCCAAAGGATTCTCGAACTGCAAAAGGAATTCGGGAGTTTCAAAAATTGGATTTGCGAACATTATCCTTTGGAAAAACAGGAATGGGTGAAACTCTTCAAAAAGAATTTCAAGTTCGTGGGTGGTGAAATCGTGAACGAATTTTTGCAAAGTTCGGGCTACTTGCCCACGCCGCACGATGCCGACTGCCCTGTGCATGAAGAAATTGAAAACCTGAAAAACCGTTTCGATTATGGCACAAGCTGA